Below is a window of Deltaproteobacteria bacterium DNA.
ACGTCTCGGGCCAACCACGACTTCTCCCTCTCCAATACCACCTACCAGGATGACATGGCCCACAGAGACTCCGTTCTCTGCCGCGAAATGCTCAATGCAATCGGGTATCACATCACCATCCTCAAGCCGTATAACGAAAACGCGGCCCGTGCGTCCTTCGCTTGCCTTCATAACCGCCCTCCTTGCTCCCAGTTCAGCATCATGGCGTAGACCAAGCGCCACTTTTCTAGTCTTTTTGACCGCAAGAGTCAAGGCTGCCAAAGTCATAATAGGTTTCACGTTGGCCTGGGGGGCCACACATGAGGGTTGACAAACATCTCCATGAACTGAATACGGTCATTGTTCTTGCAATCAGTTCGACCTTGAAATTTGGAGAATTGCCGGGCAATGTCGTTTTACAAAAGGGAGAAGCTGGTTTACCTAAGAAATCCGTGGTTAATGTCACACAAATCAAGACATTCGACAAGAATAGTCTCAAAGAAAAGATCGGCAGTCTGACAAAAGACAGGATAGCCGAAGTTCACGAAGGCATGAAACTCATCATGGGTATTCCATGATCCCCGGTCTTCTCAATCG
It encodes the following:
- a CDS encoding type II toxin-antitoxin system PemK/MazF family toxin, whose protein sequence is MRVDKHLHELNTVIVLAISSTLKFGELPGNVVLQKGEAGLPKKSVVNVTQIKTFDKNSLKEKIGSLTKDRIAEVHEGMKLIMGIP